In Lagopus muta isolate bLagMut1 chromosome 6, bLagMut1 primary, whole genome shotgun sequence, one DNA window encodes the following:
- the ISCA2 gene encoding iron-sulfur cluster assembly 2 homolog, mitochondrial isoform X2: MAALRRCWWMARCGRVSWCSPSSHRGRAPLGPPPAPVCALGRSLRWASSSSQPGPTESDSNEGQVYLSESCVKRLLEIAEGSEFLRLQVEGGGCSGFQYKFSLDTVINPDDRVFEQGGARVVVDVDSLAFVKGSMVDFSQELIRSSFQVVSNPQAEKGCSCGTSFSVKF, encoded by the exons ATGGCGGCGCTGAGGCGCTGTTGGTGGATGGCGCGGTGCGGTCGGGTCAG TTGGTGTTCTCCTTCGTCGCACAGAGGACGAGCGCCACTCGGCCCCCCGCCGGCCCCTGTCTGCGCGCTGGGCCGCTCGCTGCGGTGGGCATCGTCCTCCTCCCAGCCGGGCCCGACGGAGAGCGACTCCAACGAGGGACAGGTATACCTCAGCGAGAGCTGCGTGAAG agGCTGCTGGAGATTGCAGAAGGATCAGAGTTTCTCAGGCTGCAGGTGGAAGGAGGTGGTTGCTCGGGGTTCCAATACAAGTTTTCTTTGGACACGGTTATAAATCCTGATGACAG ggTTTTTGAACAAGGTGGTGCCCGTGTAGTTGTGGATGTGGACAGCCTGGCCTTTGTGAAAGGTTCCATGGTAGACTTCAGCCAGGAGCTGATTCGCAGCTCATTCCAGGTGGTGAGCAATCCTCAGGCAGAGAAGGGATGCTCCTGTGGGACTTCCTTTTCTGTCAAATTCTGA
- the ISCA2 gene encoding iron-sulfur cluster assembly 2 homolog, mitochondrial isoform X1 — MAALRRCWWMARCGRVSSWCSPSSHRGRAPLGPPPAPVCALGRSLRWASSSSQPGPTESDSNEGQVYLSESCVKRLLEIAEGSEFLRLQVEGGGCSGFQYKFSLDTVINPDDRVFEQGGARVVVDVDSLAFVKGSMVDFSQELIRSSFQVVSNPQAEKGCSCGTSFSVKF; from the exons ATGGCGGCGCTGAGGCGCTGTTGGTGGATGGCGCGGTGCGGTCGGGTCAG CAGTTGGTGTTCTCCTTCGTCGCACAGAGGACGAGCGCCACTCGGCCCCCCGCCGGCCCCTGTCTGCGCGCTGGGCCGCTCGCTGCGGTGGGCATCGTCCTCCTCCCAGCCGGGCCCGACGGAGAGCGACTCCAACGAGGGACAGGTATACCTCAGCGAGAGCTGCGTGAAG agGCTGCTGGAGATTGCAGAAGGATCAGAGTTTCTCAGGCTGCAGGTGGAAGGAGGTGGTTGCTCGGGGTTCCAATACAAGTTTTCTTTGGACACGGTTATAAATCCTGATGACAG ggTTTTTGAACAAGGTGGTGCCCGTGTAGTTGTGGATGTGGACAGCCTGGCCTTTGTGAAAGGTTCCATGGTAGACTTCAGCCAGGAGCTGATTCGCAGCTCATTCCAGGTGGTGAGCAATCCTCAGGCAGAGAAGGGATGCTCCTGTGGGACTTCCTTTTCTGTCAAATTCTGA